In a single window of the Rhodamnia argentea isolate NSW1041297 chromosome 2, ASM2092103v1, whole genome shotgun sequence genome:
- the LOC115751459 gene encoding protein NODULATION SIGNALING PATHWAY 2-like, with product MAMAMAIDDATGLDFSAHSTSTTTTTTTTMADDEYGCNWNDWSPVVDWNALSGGQDDFQDLIESMIDESGLQPARSAVNYQEGCNSPSTDTTMFTDEEASGGDLKGLRLVHLLMAAAEALTGVNKCHELARVILVRLKELVSPTDGTNMERLAAHFTEALQGLLEGAGGGHGKHPTSGGPQRDDHHHHHQADVLAAFQLMQDMSPYIKFGHFTANQAILEAVTQHRRVHIVDYDIMEGIQWASLMQALVSRKDGPPVPHLRITALSRGGNGRRSIGTVQETGRRLTAFASSIGQPFSFHQCRLDSDETFRPSSLKLVRGEALIFNCMLHLPHFSYRAPESVASFLSGAKTLNPRLVTLVEEELGPIGVQGFVSRFIDSLHHYSAMYDSLEAGFPMQCRARALVERVFLGPQIIGSLARIYRTCSDEEGGSWRQWLGATGFRPVDISFANHCQAKLLLGLFNDGYRVEELANNRLVLGWKSRRLLSASIWSSPFDSDL from the exons ATGGCTATGGCTATGGCCATTGACGATGCCACGGGGCTCGACTTCTCGGCTCATagcacctccaccaccaccaccaccaccaccaccatggcAGACGATGAATATGGCTGCAACTGGAATGATTGGTCGCCGGTGGTTGATTGGAACGCTCTCTCCGGCGGCCAAGATGATTTTCAGGACCTAATCGAGTCCATGATAGATGAGAGCGGGCTTCAGCCGGCTCGATCTGCAGTGAATTACCAGGAGGGATGCAACTCTCCGTCCACCGACACGACCATGTTCACCGACGAGGAAGCCAGCGGGGGTGACTTGAAAGGGTTGAGGCTGGTTCACTTGTTGATGGCCGCCGCCGAGGCCCTGACTGGGGTGAACAAATGCCATGAACTGGCTCGGGTGATATTGGTTCGGCTCAAGGAGTTGGTGTCCCCAACTGATGGAACTAACATGGAGAG ATTGGCAGCACATTTCACGGAGGCCCTACAGGGATTGCTAGAAGGTGCCGGTGGCGGTCACGGCAAGCACCCGACAAGCGGTGGGCCCCAACGCGacgaccaccaccatcaccaccaagcGGATGTTCTTGCCGCTTTTCAGCTAATGCAAGACATGTCGCCCTACATCAAGTTCGGGCACTTCACCGCAAACCAGGCCATTCTAGAAGCCGTCACTCAGCACCGGCGAGTCCATATCGTGGACTATGATATCATGGAGGGGATCCAATGGGCGTCGCTCATGCAAGCTCTGGTCTCTAGGAAGGACGGCCCCCCGGTCCCGCATCTCAGGATCACGGCCTTGTCGAGAGGCGGAAACGGTCGCCGCTCAATTGGGACCGTCCAAGAGACGGGCCGTCGCCTGACTGCGTTCGCCTCATCGATTGGTCAGCCATTTTCGTTCCACCAATGTAGGTTGGACTCGGACGAAACATTTCGTCCGTCTTCCCTAAAGTTAGTGAGAGGTGAGGCATTGATATTCAACTGCATGCTGCACCTCCCTCACTTCAGTTACCGGGCACCCGAGTCCGTGGCTTCCTTCTTATCCGGAGCCAAGACGCTGAACCCTAGACTCGTGACTCTGGTGGAGGAAGAATTGGGGCCGATTGGGGTCCAAGGGTTCGTGAGCCGATTCATAGACTCCCTGCATCACTACTCCGCCATGTACGACTCGCTTGAGGCAGGGTTTCCGATGCAGTGCCGGGCTCGAGCTCTGGTGGAGAGGGTCTTCCTGGGGCCCCAGATAATTGGATCATTGGCTCGGATATACCGGACATGCAGCGACGAGGAGGGCGGCTCGTGGCGGCAGTGGTTGGGTGCAACGGGGTTTAGGCCTGTGGACATAAGCTTTGCCAATCATTGCCAAGCCAAGCTCTTGTTGGGGCTATTCAATGATGGGTATAGGGTGGAGGAGTTGGCCAACAACAGGCTCGTCTTGGGATGGAAATCTCGTCGTCTACT